The genomic segment CTAAACTGGTTCAGAGCTGGGAGGACGTGGTCGCCGAGCTTCCGGAGAGGTGGCGCCGGTGTCTCGTCACCCCTGCGTGGCAGCAGCCTTCCGGACCGTCGCTCGAGGCGGACGAGCGGATTCTCCTCGATCTCGTCGGCGAGGCGCCCGTCCACGCGGCGGAGCTGATCGAGCGGAGCGGTGTTCCTTCCGGGCGGGCCGCGGCGCTCCTCGTGACCCTGGAGCTCCACGGCTGGGTCCGACAGCTCCCGGGTCGGCTGTACGTGCGGGCGAGACGTTCATGACAGAAAAAGCGCGGGCGAAGCGGGCGCTGGTCGTGGTGGAGTCACCCACCAAGGTGAAGACCATCCAGAAGTATCTGGACGCCACGTACCTGGTCAGAGCCTCGATGGGACACGTCGTGGACCTCCCGAAGACCAGGCTCGGCGTGGACGTGAAGAAGGGGTTCGCGCCCGAGTACCGGGTCATTCCCGCCAAGCGGAAGACGCTGGAGGAGCTCCGCAAGGTGGCGGAGAAGGCGGACGCGTTCTACGTCGCGACCGACCCGGACCGCGAAGGCGAGGCCATCGGCTGGCACCTGGCCCAGCAGCTGCCGGTGGACCGGCGGAAGGTGCACCGGGTGCTCTTCAACGAGATCACCGAGCGGGCTGTCAAGGCCGCCTTCCGTCAACCGGGAAAGATCGACCGACGGAAGGTGGAGGCGCAGCAGGCGCGGCGGGTGCTGGACCGCCTGGTCGGCTACAACCTCTCCCCGCTCCTCTGGAAGAAGGTGCAGCGCGGGCTGTCGGCGGGACGGGTGCAGTCGGTGGCGGTGAAACTCATCGTCGACCGCGAGCGGGAGATCCGCGCGTTCGTACCGGTCGAGTACTGGACCCTCCACGCGAGGCTTCGCGCCGCGGCGCCGCCGGAGTTCACCGCGGCGCTCAGGGCGATCCGGGGTGAGAAGGCCAGCCTCGCGACCGAAGCCGAGGTCGCGGAGACGATCCGGGGCCTCGAGGGCGCCCCCTTCGTCGTGCGGGCTGTCGAGCGGGGCGAGCGGAAGAAAAATCCGGCACCTCCCTTCATCACCTCCACGCTCCAGCAGGAGGCATGGCGGAAGCTCCGCTTCACGGCGAAGAAGACGATGATGCTCGCCCAGCGGCTCTACGAGGGCGTGGAGGTGGGGGACGAGGGGCCGGTCGGACTGATCACCTACATGCGCACCGATTCGGTGCGGGTCGCCCGCGAGGCGCAGGCACGGGCGCGCGAGTGGGTGCAAGGGCGTCTGGGGGGCGAGTATCTGCCCGACGCGCCACCCGCCTACCGATCGCGGAAGGGGGCGCAGGAGGCGCACGAGGCGATCCGCCCCAGCGATCCGGCGCGGGACCCCAAGAGCCTGGCGCCGTTTCTCAACCGCGAGATGCTCGCACTCTACCGCCTGATCTGGGAGCGGTTCCTGGCCAGCCAGATACGCCCGGCCGTGTACGACACGGTCTCCGTCGACATCGAAGCCGCAACCTGCAGCTTCAGGGCGCAGGGCTCCACGCTCCGCTTCCGCGGATTCATGGCGGTCTACGTGGAGGGCCGCGAGGAGACGGAGGCGCCGTCGGAGGAAGAGGCCGAGGGCGTGCTCCCGCCGCTGGAAGTCGGAGAGGCTCTCACGCTCCTCGCGCTGGAGCCCAAGCAGCATTTCACCCAACCGCCACCGCGCTACACGGAGGCGTCGCTCGTGAAGGAGCTGGAGGAGCGGGGGATCGGCCGGCCCTCCACCTACGCGCAGATCCTGAGCACGATCCAGGAGCGGGACTACGTCCGCCGGGAGAAGGGCACTCTCTACCCGACCGGGCTCGGGACGGAGGTTACCGACCTGCTGCTCACCTCGTTCCCCGAGATCATGGACGTGAAGTTCACGGCTCAGATGGAGGAGTCGCTGGACGAGATCGAGGAGGGAGACGCTCCCTGGGTGGAGACGGTCCGTCAGTTCTACGGCGTGTTCGCCTCCCGCCTCAAGACGGCCGAGGTCAAGATGATCGACCTCAAGCGCGGCACCAAGACGGGAGAGCGCTGCCCTGAGTGTGGCAGCCCGCTGCTCGAGCGGTGGGGCCGGTTCGGTAAGTTCCTGGCCTGCTCCGGGTATCCGGACTGCAAGTTCACGCAGGACCTGAGCGGCAACGGCGGGCGGCCCGAGGAGGTGGCGACGGGGGAGACCTGTGACCAGTGCGGCAAGCCCATGGTGGTGCGGGAGGGGCGCTATGGGAAGTTCGTCGCCTGCCGGGGCTACCCGGAGTGCAAGAACACCAAGCCCCTGACCACCGGCATCGCCTGCCCGCAGGACAGCTGCGGCGGCCAGCTTGTCGAGCGGCGCTCTCGGCGGGGCAAGGCCTATTACGCCTGCTCCCAGTATCCGACGTGCAAGTTCATCCTCTGGCAGCGGCCCGTGGCGGAGCCCTGCCCGGCCTGCGGGGCGCCGTTTCTCCTGGAGCGGATGGCGCGCGGCGGAAAGCTGATCCGGTCCTGCTTCAGACAGACGTGCGACCACAAACAGACGCTCGAGGCCCCGGCGTCGTGATGCCCCCTCCGAGGCTGTCATGAATGCCGTCGAGACCTTCCTCCAGTACCTGGACGTCGAGCGGGGGGCGTCGCCTCACACGCTCAGGAGCTACCGGGCTGACCTCGGCGAGTTCACGGCCTTCCTCGCCCGTCACAAGCTCGCGCGCCTTGCGGATGTGGATGCGCGGGCGATCCGCGCGTACCTGGTGTGGCTTCACAGCCGCGGGCTCAGCCGGACCACGATCGCCCGGAAGCTCGCGGCGCTCAAGAGCGGGTTCCGCTTCTGGGCGCGCCGGGGCGTGATCCCGCGGAACCCCGCCCGAGAGGTCGGGACGCCGCGCGTCCCGAAGCGCCTTCCCGCGTTTCTTCCCATCGACGAGGCCTGGGCGCTCCTCGAGTCTGCTGCCCCTGACACGGTTCAGGGGAAGCGGGATCGCGCGATCCTGGAGGTCTTCTACGCGACGGGCCTCCGGGTCGCGGAGCTCTGCGGGGTCGACCGGGGCGATCTCGATCGCTTTCAGGGCACGGTTCGGGTCGTCGGGAAGGGAAATAAGGAGCGGATCGTCCCGCTCGGCGACCACGCCCTGCGCGCGCTCGACGCCTACCTGGCCGTGCGTCCGTCGGGGGAGGGAGCCCTCTTCCAGAACCTCCGGGGTGGACGGCTCACGGTTCGCAGCGTCCATCGGATCGTCAAGGGCCGGGCCCGCGGGGCAGGGATCGCCCGTCCGGTCACGCCCCATGCCCTCCGCCACACGTTTGCCACGCACATGCTGGACCAGGGGGCCGATCTCCGGTTGATCCAGGACCTGCTCGGGCACAGCCGCCTGTCCACGACCCAGAAGTACACCCACGTGAGCGCCGACCGGCTGATGAAGGTCTACGACGCCGCTCACCCGCGGGCCCATCCCGGGGAGGTCCCGACGAGCGAGCGGTCGCGCGCCGGCACGTCAGCGGTTGGACCCCGCCGAGGACGGGCGTGAGCGAGAGCACGGTGAGGGCGACGACGATCATCTGCGTCCGCCACCGGGGACGGGTGGCGATGGCGGGAGACGGCCAGGTGTCCATCGGCCAGACGATCGTCAAGGCCGGAGCGCGGAAGGTGCGCAAGGTGTACCAGGGCCGGGTTCTCGCCGGCTTCGCCGGCACCGCCGCCGATGCCTTCACCCTCTTCGATAAGTTCGAGTCGAAACTCGAGGAGTACCGCGGGAACCTCCCGCGGGCCGCCGTCGAGCTGGCCAAGGAGTGGCGGACGGATCGGATCCTCCGGCGGCTGGAGGCGCTCCTCGCGGTTGCAGACGCGGAGCACTCCTTCATCGTCTCGGGAACCGGGGAGGTCATCGAGCCAGACGACGGCATCGTCGGGATCGGTTCCGGGGGCCCGTTCGCGCTGGCGGCCGCCCGCGCGCTGGTTGCCCAGTCGGATCTCGGTGCCAAGGAGATCGTGGAGGAAGCGATGCGGATCGCCGCGGCGATCTGCGTTTACACGAACGACCGGATCATGGTCGAGGAGCTCTGAAGACTTGGAGGGGGGCTACGCCCCCCTTCCAAACCTCCCCCGGGGTGGCGCCGGCAAAGCCGGCGCTCAAACACCGCGCGGCTGTGGCGTGAGGTGAAGGCTGTGGCGCGTACTCGCCAGTCCATGGAACCGCTGACGCCGGCCCAGATCGTGGCCGAGCTGGACCGCTACATCATCGGCCAGGAGAGGGCCAAGCGGGCCGTGGCGATCGCGCTCCGGAACCGCTGGCGGCGCCAGAACCTGCCCGCCGAGCTTCGGGACGAGGTGGCGCCGAAGAACATCATCATGATCGGCCCCACCGGGGTTGGAAAGACGGAGATCGCCCGGCGGCTGGCCAAGCTCGCCCAGGCGCCGTTCCTGAAGGTCGAGGCCTCCAAGTACACCGAGGTCGGATACGTCGGGCGCGACGTGGAGTCGATGATCCGCGACCTGACCGAGCTGGCCGTGAACATGGTGAAGGCGGAGATGACGGAGACCGTGCGTGAGCGGGCGGAGCAGCTGGCGGAAGAGCGCCTGCTCGACCTCCTCCTGCCGCGCCGCCCCCGCGAGCCGTTCCAGAGCGCGACCCTCGAGGAGGTCTCGCCCGAGGCCTCCCGGCAGGCGACGAAAGAAAAGCTGCGCCAGCAGCTCCAGGCGGGCCGGCTCGACGAGCGGCTGATCGAGCTGGAGATCCAGACCCAGGTGACGCCGATCGTGGAGATCTTTTCGGGGCAGGGGATGGAGGAGATGGGGATCCACCTGAAGGAGATGCTCTCCGGCATGCTGCCCTCCAAGACGAAGCGGCGGAAGGTGAAGATCGCGGAGGCGAAGCGGATCCTGGCCCAGGAAGAGGCTCAGAGGCTGGTGGACATGGACGAGGTCGTGAGCCAGGCGATCCACCGGGTGGAGAACTCCGGGCTGGTCTTCTTGGACGAGCTGGACAAAATCGCCGGCCGGGAGTCGGGGCACGGGCCGGACGTCTCCCGGGGGGGTGTCCAGCGGGACCTTCTCCCCGTCGTCGAGGGGTGTACGGTCATGACGAAGTACGGGATGGTCCGCACGGACCACATCCTGTTCATCGCTGCCGGCGCGTTCCACGTGGCCAAGCCGTCCGACCTGATCCCGGAGCTGCAGGGGCGGTTCCCGATCCGGGTGGAGCTGGAGCCGCTGACGCGCGCGGACTTCGTCCGCATCCTGACCGAGCCGCAGAACGCCCTGATCAAGCAGTACGTAGAGCTCCTCAAGACCGAACGCGTGACGCTCCGCTTCACCGCCGATGCCGTGGAGGCCGTCGCGGAGATGGCGGCCCGGGTGAACGAGCGCACGGAGAACATCGGGGCCCGGCGTCTCTACACGATCGTGGAGAAGCTGCTGGAGGAGGTTTCCTTCGAGGCGCCGGACATGCCGGGGAAGGAGCTGATCGTGGACGCCGGCTACGTTCAGACCCGGCTCGCCGATCTCGTGAAGGACGAAGATCTGTCCCGATATATTTTATAAGCTGGGGGCAAGGGCCTCAGGCTCCGACTGT from the Candidatus Rokuibacteriota bacterium genome contains:
- the topA gene encoding type I DNA topoisomerase; its protein translation is MTEKARAKRALVVVESPTKVKTIQKYLDATYLVRASMGHVVDLPKTRLGVDVKKGFAPEYRVIPAKRKTLEELRKVAEKADAFYVATDPDREGEAIGWHLAQQLPVDRRKVHRVLFNEITERAVKAAFRQPGKIDRRKVEAQQARRVLDRLVGYNLSPLLWKKVQRGLSAGRVQSVAVKLIVDREREIRAFVPVEYWTLHARLRAAAPPEFTAALRAIRGEKASLATEAEVAETIRGLEGAPFVVRAVERGERKKNPAPPFITSTLQQEAWRKLRFTAKKTMMLAQRLYEGVEVGDEGPVGLITYMRTDSVRVAREAQARAREWVQGRLGGEYLPDAPPAYRSRKGAQEAHEAIRPSDPARDPKSLAPFLNREMLALYRLIWERFLASQIRPAVYDTVSVDIEAATCSFRAQGSTLRFRGFMAVYVEGREETEAPSEEEAEGVLPPLEVGEALTLLALEPKQHFTQPPPRYTEASLVKELEERGIGRPSTYAQILSTIQERDYVRREKGTLYPTGLGTEVTDLLLTSFPEIMDVKFTAQMEESLDEIEEGDAPWVETVRQFYGVFASRLKTAEVKMIDLKRGTKTGERCPECGSPLLERWGRFGKFLACSGYPDCKFTQDLSGNGGRPEEVATGETCDQCGKPMVVREGRYGKFVACRGYPECKNTKPLTTGIACPQDSCGGQLVERRSRRGKAYYACSQYPTCKFILWQRPVAEPCPACGAPFLLERMARGGKLIRSCFRQTCDHKQTLEAPAS
- the xerC gene encoding tyrosine recombinase XerC — its product is MNAVETFLQYLDVERGASPHTLRSYRADLGEFTAFLARHKLARLADVDARAIRAYLVWLHSRGLSRTTIARKLAALKSGFRFWARRGVIPRNPAREVGTPRVPKRLPAFLPIDEAWALLESAAPDTVQGKRDRAILEVFYATGLRVAELCGVDRGDLDRFQGTVRVVGKGNKERIVPLGDHALRALDAYLAVRPSGEGALFQNLRGGRLTVRSVHRIVKGRARGAGIARPVTPHALRHTFATHMLDQGADLRLIQDLLGHSRLSTTQKYTHVSADRLMKVYDAAHPRAHPGEVPTSERSRAGTSAVGPRRGRA
- the hslV gene encoding ATP-dependent protease subunit HslV — protein: MSESTVRATTIICVRHRGRVAMAGDGQVSIGQTIVKAGARKVRKVYQGRVLAGFAGTAADAFTLFDKFESKLEEYRGNLPRAAVELAKEWRTDRILRRLEALLAVADAEHSFIVSGTGEVIEPDDGIVGIGSGGPFALAAARALVAQSDLGAKEIVEEAMRIAAAICVYTNDRIMVEEL
- the hslU gene encoding ATP-dependent protease ATPase subunit HslU; the encoded protein is MEPLTPAQIVAELDRYIIGQERAKRAVAIALRNRWRRQNLPAELRDEVAPKNIIMIGPTGVGKTEIARRLAKLAQAPFLKVEASKYTEVGYVGRDVESMIRDLTELAVNMVKAEMTETVRERAEQLAEERLLDLLLPRRPREPFQSATLEEVSPEASRQATKEKLRQQLQAGRLDERLIELEIQTQVTPIVEIFSGQGMEEMGIHLKEMLSGMLPSKTKRRKVKIAEAKRILAQEEAQRLVDMDEVVSQAIHRVENSGLVFLDELDKIAGRESGHGPDVSRGGVQRDLLPVVEGCTVMTKYGMVRTDHILFIAAGAFHVAKPSDLIPELQGRFPIRVELEPLTRADFVRILTEPQNALIKQYVELLKTERVTLRFTADAVEAVAEMAARVNERTENIGARRLYTIVEKLLEEVSFEAPDMPGKELIVDAGYVQTRLADLVKDEDLSRYIL